A genomic stretch from Thermodesulfobacteriota bacterium includes:
- the arfB gene encoding alternative ribosome rescue aminoacyl-tRNA hydrolase ArfB, whose protein sequence is MIRITDDIFIDDSEIKEVFIRSGGPGGQHVNKVSTAVQLRFDINGSKLPRDIKERLVRLGGKRVTDGGILIISSRGSRKRELNRVDAVDKLVALIREACERPIRRVKTKPSRAKREKRIEEKKVRGGTKKMRRKVREED, encoded by the coding sequence ATGATCCGGATAACCGATGATATCTTCATAGACGATAGCGAGATAAAAGAGGTGTTCATCCGCTCAGGCGGGCCGGGGGGCCAGCACGTAAACAAGGTCTCTACGGCGGTACAGCTCCGCTTCGACATAAACGGCTCAAAACTCCCCCGGGATATAAAAGAGAGGCTCGTCCGCCTGGGGGGCAAGAGGGTCACGGACGGCGGGATACTCATCATCTCTTCAAGGGGTTCGAGGAAGAGGGAGCTTAACAGGGTCGATGCGGTCGATAAGCTCGTCGCGCTTATCAGGGAGGCCTGTGAGAGGCCGATAAGGCGGGTAAAGACAAAACCGTCCAGGGCTAAAAGGGAGAAGAGGATCGAGGAGAAAAAGGTGCGGGGAGGCACCAAGAAGATGAGGCGGAAGGTGAGAGAGGAAGATTAG